Proteins encoded together in one Pseudomonas arsenicoxydans window:
- a CDS encoding endonuclease/exonuclease/phosphatase family protein — protein sequence MNISEQLGHADDQPEILTAVHRFTVLTVNTHKGFTALNRRFILPELREAVRSVSADVVFLQEVHGTHEHHPQRYSNWPTKPQYEFLADTLWPQFAYGRNAVYPEGDHGNALLSKFQIVRHDNLDVSISGHENRGLLHCVLRLPGDGPEVHAICVHLGLREAHRTAQLKLLEQRLEELPADAPVVVAGDFNDWRQRADALLKPCGLREVFAEHHGKPARSFPARLPTLRLDRIYVRNLKASRPQVLTARPWSHLSDHAPLSVEIEL from the coding sequence ATGAACATTTCCGAGCAGCTGGGCCACGCCGATGATCAACCGGAAATCCTCACCGCCGTGCACCGATTCACCGTGCTGACGGTCAATACGCACAAGGGCTTCACTGCACTCAACCGGCGTTTCATCCTGCCCGAATTGCGCGAAGCGGTGCGCAGCGTCTCAGCCGATGTGGTGTTTTTGCAGGAAGTGCATGGCACCCACGAGCATCATCCGCAGCGCTACAGCAACTGGCCGACAAAGCCGCAGTACGAATTCCTCGCCGACACGTTGTGGCCGCAGTTTGCCTATGGCCGCAACGCGGTCTACCCGGAGGGCGATCACGGGAATGCGCTGCTGTCGAAATTCCAGATCGTGCGTCACGACAACCTCGACGTGTCCATCAGCGGCCATGAAAACCGTGGTCTCCTGCATTGCGTATTGCGCCTGCCCGGCGACGGGCCTGAGGTGCATGCGATTTGCGTCCACCTGGGACTGCGCGAAGCCCACCGAACGGCGCAACTCAAATTGCTGGAGCAACGCCTGGAAGAGCTTCCGGCCGACGCGCCGGTGGTGGTTGCCGGTGACTTCAACGATTGGCGCCAGCGTGCCGATGCGCTGCTCAAGCCCTGTGGGCTGCGAGAGGTTTTCGCCGAGCACCACGGTAAACCGGCGCGCAGTTTTCCGGCGCGGCTACCAACGTTACGTCTGGACCGCATCTATGTGCGCAACCTCAAGGCCAGCCGCCCGCAAGTCCTGACAGCGCGCCCCTGGTCACACCTTTCCGACCACGCACCGCTATCGGTGGAGATCGAATTATGA
- a CDS encoding cysteine hydrolase family protein — translation MAKQALILVDIQNDYFPQGKWPLVGADAAADNAVRLLNAFREAGDSVVYIRHEFTSSEAPFFTPGSEGAKLHPKILNRADEPVVLKHFVNSFRETELKSILDEQGIKELVIVGSMSHMCVDGITRAAADFGYTVTVIHDACASRDLEFNGITVPAAQVHAAFMSSLGFAYASVISTDEFLAANH, via the coding sequence ATGGCCAAGCAAGCACTCATCCTAGTCGATATCCAAAACGACTACTTCCCCCAAGGCAAGTGGCCGCTGGTCGGTGCCGACGCCGCCGCGGACAACGCCGTCCGGTTGCTCAACGCCTTTCGCGAAGCCGGCGATTCGGTGGTGTACATCCGCCACGAGTTCACCTCCAGCGAGGCGCCATTTTTTACCCCGGGCTCCGAAGGCGCGAAGCTGCATCCCAAGATTCTCAACCGCGCCGATGAGCCGGTGGTGCTCAAGCACTTCGTCAACTCGTTCCGCGAAACCGAGCTTAAATCGATCCTCGACGAACAAGGCATCAAGGAATTGGTGATCGTTGGCAGCATGAGCCACATGTGCGTCGACGGCATTACCCGCGCCGCTGCCGATTTCGGCTACACCGTCACCGTGATCCATGACGCCTGTGCCTCGCGTGACCTGGAATTCAACGGCATCACCGTGCCTGCCGCCCAGGTTCACGCCGCCTTCATGTCTTCTCTGGGCTTCGCCTACGCCAGCGTGATCTCCACCGACGAATTCCTGGCAGCCAACCACTAA
- a CDS encoding alpha/beta hydrolase family protein, whose product MTARSETIQIDIDDEQMIGTFLSPKSKVPGVLFVHGWGGSQERDLERAKGIAGLGCVCLTFDLRGHTGGTGIALSRVTREDNLRDLLAAYDRLLAHPALDTSAIAVVGTSYGGYLASILTSLRPVRWLALRVPALYRDDHWHTPKRDLDKADLRDYRNTLVRADSNRALHACSQFTGDVLLVESETDDYVPHATIMSYRAACQQTHSLTHRIIDGADHALTEPVSQQAYTSILVDWITEMVVGERLSIIQSS is encoded by the coding sequence ATGACGGCTAGAAGTGAAACCATTCAGATCGACATCGACGATGAACAGATGATCGGGACTTTTCTGAGCCCCAAATCGAAAGTCCCCGGCGTGTTGTTCGTCCACGGCTGGGGCGGCAGTCAGGAGCGGGACCTGGAGCGAGCCAAAGGCATCGCCGGTCTGGGTTGCGTATGCCTGACGTTCGACCTGCGCGGTCACACGGGCGGCACCGGCATTGCGCTGTCCCGGGTGACGCGTGAAGACAACCTGCGAGACCTGCTGGCGGCGTACGATCGCTTGCTCGCCCATCCGGCGCTCGACACGTCCGCCATCGCGGTGGTCGGCACCAGTTATGGCGGTTACCTGGCTTCGATCCTGACCTCGTTGCGACCGGTGCGCTGGCTGGCGCTGCGGGTGCCTGCGCTGTATCGCGACGATCACTGGCACACGCCCAAACGTGATCTGGACAAGGCTGACTTGCGCGATTACCGCAACACGCTGGTGCGCGCCGACAGCAACCGCGCGCTGCACGCCTGCTCGCAATTCACCGGGGATGTGCTGCTGGTCGAATCAGAGACGGACGACTATGTGCCTCACGCAACCATCATGAGCTACCGCGCCGCATGTCAGCAGACGCATTCGCTGACCCACCGGATCATCGATGGCGCGGATCATGCCTTGACCGAGCCGGTGTCGCAGCAGGCGTACACCTCGATCCTGGTGGACTGGATTACCGAGATGGTGGTGGGTGAGCGGTTGAGCATCATTCAATCCAGCTGA
- the clsB gene encoding cardiolipin synthase ClsB — MSSAPIEPATVEHLPTTPAVREPGVVDVEYGWQGNNLVQLLENGEAYFPRVFEAMRQAKSEILLETFIVFEDKVGKELQEVLIDAAQRGVRVTASLDGFGSGELSTEYLAALSQAGVHLQIFDPAPKRLGIRTNWFRRLHRKIVVVDGTIAFIGGINFSADHLADFGPEAKQDYSVEVQGPAVTDIHHFALLQSGRPGRAKYWWQRRRQRRSELAFSEHDGQVRLVFRDNGDHRTDIEEVYRLALRSAQRRVVIANAYFFPGFRLLREIRNAARRGVDVRLILQGQPDLLVAKIAARMTYDYLLKSGVQIHEYCERPLHGKVALVDEDWSTVGSSNLDPLSLSMNLEANVLIRDRAFNRELFERLDILSNNHCKAMSPDKAPRGRVWHMTVGFLVFHFLRHFPAWAGWLPAHKPRLKRFTHSGSDHHEPR; from the coding sequence ATGAGCAGCGCGCCAATAGAGCCAGCCACCGTTGAACACTTACCCACCACGCCTGCGGTACGTGAACCCGGCGTGGTGGACGTTGAATACGGCTGGCAGGGCAACAACCTGGTGCAACTGCTGGAGAACGGCGAAGCGTATTTCCCTCGGGTATTCGAGGCCATGCGCCAGGCCAAGAGCGAAATCCTCCTGGAAACCTTCATTGTGTTCGAGGACAAGGTTGGCAAAGAGCTGCAGGAGGTGTTGATCGACGCAGCACAGCGCGGGGTTCGGGTCACTGCCAGTCTCGACGGCTTCGGCTCTGGCGAGTTGAGCACCGAGTACCTGGCGGCGTTGAGCCAGGCCGGTGTGCACCTGCAAATATTCGACCCGGCGCCCAAACGCCTGGGCATTCGCACCAACTGGTTCCGCCGCCTGCACCGCAAGATTGTGGTGGTGGACGGCACGATTGCGTTCATCGGCGGGATCAACTTTTCCGCCGACCACCTGGCCGACTTCGGCCCCGAGGCCAAGCAGGATTACTCCGTTGAAGTGCAAGGCCCGGCGGTGACCGATATTCATCATTTCGCCCTGCTGCAGAGTGGCCGCCCGGGGCGCGCCAAATACTGGTGGCAGCGGCGCAGGCAACGACGCTCGGAACTGGCGTTCAGCGAGCACGACGGCCAGGTCAGGCTGGTGTTCCGCGACAATGGTGACCATCGAACCGACATCGAAGAGGTTTATCGCCTGGCGTTGCGCAGCGCCCAGCGCCGCGTGGTGATCGCCAATGCCTACTTCTTTCCGGGTTTTCGCCTGCTGCGCGAGATCCGCAACGCCGCGCGCCGTGGTGTTGATGTGCGGCTGATCCTGCAAGGCCAGCCGGACTTGTTGGTGGCCAAAATAGCGGCGCGCATGACCTACGACTATCTGCTCAAGTCCGGCGTGCAGATTCATGAATATTGCGAGCGACCACTGCACGGCAAGGTCGCGCTGGTCGACGAAGACTGGAGCACGGTCGGTTCCAGTAACCTCGACCCGTTGAGTCTGTCGATGAACCTTGAGGCAAATGTGCTCATTCGCGATCGCGCCTTCAACCGCGAACTGTTCGAACGCCTCGATATCCTGAGCAACAACCATTGCAAAGCCATGTCACCGGACAAGGCACCGCGTGGACGGGTCTGGCACATGACAGTCGGCTTCCTGGTGTTTCACTTTTTGCGCCACTTCCCCGCATGGGCCGGTTGGCTGCCAGCGCATAAGCCGCGATTGAAGCGGTTTACCCATTCAGGGAGCGACCACCATGAGCCGCGCTGA
- a CDS encoding DUF3182 family protein, with protein MAPTNRKKLVVAHSVRPEAPRHEVETNRALARWLAQILGLKYDGSYDPERHKGRDLYLLPTQTLVGAAAARQLGVMGPEDLWGGYVDHDFICTKAISHGLLNKNAHAPQGWSSLFCERVRSVVLDGLSVFALDDARPAAEHLLYSGPIRIKPVHACAGRGQEVIKSLDQFDAVLARSDAAELFSQGVVLEQDLDNVITHSVGQSFIADKVLTYCGDQYLTEDGQGEQVYGGSNLLVVQGDYDDLLALPLPDDVRLAIRQAQVFDRAANEAYPGFFASRRNYDIAQGQDNAGKQRSGVLEQSWRMGGASSAEVAALQSFINDPGMRAIHVSSVETYIDQPLPADAIEVYRGPAENTDFLLKYVTVKSYDG; from the coding sequence ATGGCCCCAACAAACCGCAAAAAACTGGTGGTCGCCCATTCGGTCCGTCCCGAAGCGCCCCGGCATGAAGTCGAGACCAATCGCGCGCTGGCCCGTTGGCTGGCGCAAATCCTGGGGCTCAAGTACGACGGCAGCTACGATCCCGAACGTCATAAAGGCCGGGACCTTTACCTGTTGCCAACCCAGACGCTGGTGGGCGCCGCTGCCGCCCGGCAATTGGGCGTCATGGGGCCGGAGGATTTGTGGGGCGGGTATGTCGACCATGACTTCATCTGCACCAAAGCCATCAGCCACGGCCTGCTCAACAAGAATGCCCATGCCCCGCAAGGCTGGTCATCGCTGTTTTGCGAGCGCGTGCGCAGTGTGGTGCTCGATGGCCTGAGCGTATTTGCCCTCGATGACGCACGCCCGGCGGCGGAGCATTTGCTCTACAGCGGTCCCATACGCATCAAACCGGTTCATGCCTGCGCCGGACGTGGACAGGAAGTAATCAAAAGCCTCGACCAGTTCGATGCCGTGCTCGCTCGTTCCGATGCCGCAGAGCTGTTCAGCCAGGGCGTGGTGCTTGAGCAGGACCTCGACAACGTGATCACCCACAGCGTCGGCCAGAGTTTTATCGCCGATAAGGTGCTGACTTACTGCGGTGATCAATACTTGACCGAAGATGGTCAAGGCGAGCAGGTTTATGGAGGTTCCAACCTGCTGGTGGTGCAAGGCGATTACGACGATCTGCTGGCGTTGCCTCTACCAGACGATGTGCGACTGGCAATCCGGCAGGCCCAAGTGTTTGACCGCGCCGCGAACGAAGCCTATCCCGGTTTCTTTGCCTCGCGGCGCAATTACGACATTGCCCAAGGCCAGGACAATGCCGGCAAACAACGCAGCGGCGTGCTGGAACAATCCTGGCGCATGGGCGGCGCCAGCAGCGCCGAAGTGGCCGCGCTGCAGAGCTTCATCAACGACCCGGGGATGCGTGCGATCCACGTCTCTTCGGTGGAAACCTACATCGATCAACCGCTGCCGGCGGACGCCATCGAGGTGTACCGCGGCCCTGCGGAAAACACTGACTTTCTCCTCAAGTACGTAACGGTCAAATCCTATGACGGCTAG
- a CDS encoding GlxA family transcriptional regulator, with amino-acid sequence MDAQRAIVELGVLMYPGAQMAAVHGLTDLFGVANRIAAEHQTAQLPLLRVSHWQVEGDQPPERIYDSHPGPDNALVAVLIPPSIGGFSKGLASQALIQWIRQQHAGGATLGGVCVGSILLAESGLLDGRSATTHWTSAKSFAERYPAIKLKADTPIVDDGDLITTAGLMAWSELGLRLVDRLLGPSIATGTARFLVVEHSDSASECGSNFSPILSHGDASILKVQHWLQSTGATDVSLTAMAERAGLEERTFLRRFRSATGLKPTEYCQHLRVGKAREMLEFTNGTIDHIAWTVGYQDPSAFRATFKKITGLAPSDYRARFGVTPAAATR; translated from the coding sequence ATGGATGCACAAAGGGCAATCGTCGAACTGGGCGTGTTGATGTACCCCGGTGCGCAGATGGCGGCGGTGCATGGGCTGACAGATTTGTTCGGGGTGGCGAACCGGATTGCCGCCGAGCATCAGACGGCGCAGTTGCCGCTGCTGCGGGTCAGCCATTGGCAGGTCGAAGGTGATCAGCCACCCGAGCGGATTTACGACAGCCATCCGGGGCCCGACAACGCCTTGGTGGCGGTGCTGATTCCGCCGTCGATTGGCGGATTTTCCAAAGGCCTGGCATCGCAGGCGCTGATCCAGTGGATTCGTCAGCAACATGCTGGCGGGGCAACCTTGGGTGGCGTGTGCGTCGGCTCGATCCTGTTGGCCGAAAGTGGCCTGCTCGATGGCCGCAGTGCGACCACTCATTGGACTTCGGCCAAGTCTTTCGCCGAACGTTACCCGGCGATCAAGCTCAAGGCCGACACACCCATCGTCGACGACGGCGACCTGATTACTACCGCCGGGCTGATGGCCTGGTCCGAGTTGGGTCTGCGTCTGGTTGACCGCCTGCTCGGCCCGAGTATCGCCACCGGCACCGCGCGTTTTCTGGTGGTGGAACACAGCGACAGCGCCAGTGAATGCGGCAGCAATTTTTCACCGATCCTGAGCCATGGCGATGCCTCAATTCTGAAGGTTCAGCATTGGCTGCAAAGCACCGGGGCCACCGATGTTTCGTTGACAGCGATGGCGGAGCGGGCGGGGCTGGAGGAGCGCACTTTCCTCCGGCGTTTCCGTTCGGCGACCGGGCTCAAACCCACCGAATACTGCCAGCACCTGCGGGTGGGCAAGGCGCGGGAGATGCTTGAGTTCACCAACGGCACCATCGATCACATTGCCTGGACGGTGGGGTATCAGGACCCGAGTGCGTTTCGCGCCACCTTCAAGAAAATTACCGGGCTGGCGCCGAGTGATTATCGGGCGCGGTTCGGGGTTACGCCCGCTGCCGCAACTCGGTAG
- a CDS encoding lysylphosphatidylglycerol synthase domain-containing protein, with the protein MSRAEASSTGHATAPATSRLSRWKKPLTMLFFLALIVLFTMLAQRIEWNEVFDTLADFKVRTLIIASGLTLVSFLVYACFDLIGRTYIRQDLTWKQILPVGIISYAFNLNLSAWVGGIAMRYRLYSRLGVSKGNIAKILGLSLATNWFGYMVIAGAVFSSGLVRMPPGWKLSSDALQGVGVLLLLVSAGYLAACRFSKRREWAIRGVEINLPSLRMAMLQLALGALNWSLMAAVIFTLLPSKLDYPLVLGVLLISAIAGVITHIPAGLGVLEAVFVALLQHEASRGSLVAGLLAYRAIYFILPLLITLVMYLVVEAKAKSLRISKKPK; encoded by the coding sequence ATGAGCCGCGCTGAAGCCTCCTCGACCGGCCACGCCACCGCGCCAGCGACATCGCGTTTGAGCCGCTGGAAAAAACCGCTGACCATGCTGTTTTTCCTGGCGCTGATTGTGCTGTTCACGATGCTTGCCCAGCGCATCGAATGGAACGAAGTGTTCGATACCCTGGCCGATTTCAAGGTGCGAACACTGATCATCGCTTCCGGCCTGACGCTGGTGAGTTTTCTGGTCTACGCCTGCTTCGACCTGATCGGCCGCACCTACATCCGCCAGGACCTGACCTGGAAGCAGATCCTGCCGGTGGGCATCATCAGCTACGCCTTCAACCTCAACCTGAGCGCGTGGGTCGGCGGCATTGCCATGCGTTATCGGCTGTATTCGCGGCTCGGCGTGAGCAAAGGCAACATCGCGAAAATCCTCGGATTGAGCCTGGCGACGAACTGGTTCGGCTACATGGTGATTGCCGGCGCGGTGTTCAGCAGCGGGCTGGTCCGGATGCCTCCTGGCTGGAAGCTGAGCAGCGACGCGTTGCAGGGTGTGGGCGTGTTGTTGCTGCTGGTGAGCGCGGGGTATCTGGCGGCGTGCCGGTTTTCCAAGCGTCGGGAATGGGCGATACGCGGGGTGGAAATCAATCTGCCGTCGCTGCGCATGGCAATGCTGCAACTGGCCCTTGGGGCACTGAACTGGTCGTTGATGGCAGCGGTAATTTTTACGCTGCTGCCGAGCAAGCTCGACTATCCGTTAGTCCTGGGGGTGTTGTTGATCAGCGCGATTGCCGGGGTGATCACGCACATTCCTGCCGGGCTCGGGGTCCTGGAGGCGGTGTTTGTGGCGTTGCTGCAACATGAGGCTTCGCGCGGGAGTCTGGTGGCGGGATTGCTGGCGTATCGGGCGATTTACTTTATTTTGCCGCTGCTGATTACGTTGGTGATGTACCTGGTTGTGGAGGCCAAGGCGAAGTCGTTGCGGATCTCGAAAAAGCCAAAGTGA
- a CDS encoding YjfI family protein, whose product MKSRSPSGPPAEPVTDSASQKGERSKPSAKKPSSFYMKQMRAGLAGAGYVKHETWVLPENRSLLKQMEKQLRQPILAGSFMSENYMSAGTNWNIDRLFSALQALDEVVSNDITLSLVQGSESSIKLEMNDFGGLPIYIAVVGEQIIVDTVLVDVESIKDVPAFNDAVLRSRELFPLSSIGIESMPNGQIVYNMFGALSSDSSLTNVVTEVKTLVDNVQRASEAFERFFH is encoded by the coding sequence ATGAAAAGTCGCTCTCCATCAGGTCCGCCTGCCGAGCCTGTAACCGATTCAGCGAGCCAGAAGGGAGAGCGCTCGAAACCGTCCGCGAAAAAACCATCGAGCTTCTATATGAAGCAGATGCGCGCGGGCCTGGCTGGTGCCGGTTATGTGAAACACGAGACTTGGGTGCTTCCCGAAAACCGAAGCCTGCTCAAGCAGATGGAGAAACAGCTACGCCAACCGATTCTGGCTGGCTCATTCATGTCGGAGAATTACATGAGCGCAGGTACTAACTGGAACATCGATCGTCTGTTCAGCGCCCTTCAGGCACTGGACGAAGTGGTTTCTAACGACATCACGCTTTCTCTGGTTCAAGGCTCCGAGTCCAGCATCAAGCTGGAAATGAACGATTTCGGTGGCCTGCCGATTTACATCGCGGTGGTGGGCGAGCAGATCATCGTCGACACCGTTCTGGTAGACGTCGAGTCGATCAAGGATGTGCCGGCTTTCAACGATGCCGTACTGCGCAGTCGCGAACTGTTCCCGCTGTCCTCGATCGGTATCGAGTCGATGCCGAACGGCCAGATCGTCTACAACATGTTCGGCGCGCTGAGCTCCGATTCCAGCCTGACCAACGTCGTGACCGAGGTCAAAACCCTGGTCGACAATGTGCAACGCGCCAGCGAAGCCTTTGAACGTTTCTTCCATTAA
- a CDS encoding DUF72 domain-containing protein — translation MAAIHIGISGWRYTPWRGGFYPKGLTQKRELQFASRAVNSIEINGSFYALQRPERYTQWYAETPADFVFSVKAPRFITHIKRLRDIHKPLANFFASGILELKEKLGPILWQFPPNFKFDEDLFESFLKQLPQDTQQAAALARQHDSHLHGHASIKAYKKKPLRHAVEIRNETFVDPAFVRLLKRYNVALVIADTAGKWPYREDLTSDFVYLRLHGAEELYASGYTPEALERWGERIDAWNHGQQPADPQLIAPKQKPKARKSREVFCYFDNDIKVRAPFDARRLLKHFHLDEGLATAPGEPVAEGVLP, via the coding sequence ATGGCGGCGATTCATATCGGTATTTCAGGCTGGCGCTACACACCTTGGCGAGGAGGTTTCTACCCAAAGGGACTGACCCAGAAGCGTGAATTGCAATTTGCGTCACGGGCGGTCAACAGCATTGAAATCAATGGATCGTTTTACGCCCTGCAACGGCCAGAACGTTATACCCAGTGGTACGCCGAAACCCCGGCCGACTTCGTCTTCAGCGTCAAAGCCCCACGCTTCATCACCCACATCAAACGTCTGCGCGACATTCATAAGCCGCTGGCGAATTTCTTTGCTTCCGGGATCCTGGAGCTAAAAGAAAAACTCGGCCCGATCCTTTGGCAGTTTCCGCCCAATTTCAAATTCGACGAAGACCTGTTCGAAAGCTTCCTCAAGCAATTGCCTCAGGACACGCAACAGGCTGCCGCCCTCGCCCGCCAGCACGATTCGCACCTGCACGGTCACGCCAGCATCAAGGCTTACAAGAAAAAGCCGTTGCGCCACGCCGTTGAAATCAGGAACGAGACCTTTGTCGATCCGGCGTTCGTGCGCCTGCTCAAGCGCTACAACGTTGCCTTGGTCATCGCCGACACCGCCGGTAAATGGCCGTACCGCGAAGACCTCACCAGTGATTTCGTTTACCTGCGCCTGCACGGGGCCGAGGAGCTCTACGCTAGTGGCTACACCCCTGAGGCGCTTGAGCGCTGGGGTGAGCGGATCGATGCCTGGAACCACGGTCAGCAACCGGCGGATCCGCAGCTGATCGCGCCCAAGCAAAAACCCAAGGCGCGCAAGTCCCGGGAAGTGTTCTGCTATTTCGACAACGACATCAAAGTCCGCGCGCCCTTCGATGCGCGGCGCTTGCTCAAGCATTTCCACCTCGACGAAGGCCTCGCCACCGCCCCCGGCGAACCAGTTGCCGAAGGAGTGTTGCCATGA
- a CDS encoding PspA/IM30 family protein, with protein MTQSIWSKLFTALRGGANEVGESIVDQQALRILDQEIRDADSALANAKRELVTIMAKHKLSADRVSEYNAKIKDLESKALAAIQANREDLAMEVAEAISTLTNELDVEQKQATEFGGYADNMRKDITKAENRIKSLRQQVDMAKARESVQKAQVSASIASGGANGKLETAVGTLNRLQAKQQQRAAELQAQDELADASTGTDLERKLREAGITPDSGSANAILERLKQKSAK; from the coding sequence ATGACTCAGTCCATCTGGAGCAAATTGTTCACCGCGCTGCGCGGCGGTGCCAATGAAGTCGGCGAATCGATCGTCGACCAACAGGCCCTGCGTATCCTCGACCAGGAAATTCGTGATGCTGACAGCGCCCTGGCCAACGCCAAACGTGAGCTGGTCACCATCATGGCCAAGCACAAACTGTCGGCTGATCGCGTGAGCGAATACAACGCCAAGATCAAGGACCTGGAATCCAAGGCGCTGGCCGCCATCCAGGCCAACCGTGAAGACCTGGCGATGGAAGTGGCTGAAGCCATTTCGACTCTGACCAACGAACTGGATGTCGAGCAAAAGCAGGCCACCGAGTTCGGTGGTTACGCGGACAACATGCGCAAAGACATCACCAAGGCCGAAAACCGCATCAAGAGCCTGCGCCAGCAAGTGGACATGGCCAAGGCACGTGAAAGCGTGCAAAAGGCCCAGGTCAGCGCGTCCATCGCCAGTGGCGGCGCTAACGGCAAGCTGGAAACCGCCGTCGGTACACTGAACCGCCTGCAAGCCAAGCAGCAGCAACGTGCCGCTGAACTGCAAGCTCAGGACGAACTGGCGGATGCGTCGACCGGTACTGACCTGGAGCGCAAACTGCGCGAAGCCGGCATCACACCGGATTCGGGCAGCGCCAATGCGATCCTGGAACGCCTGAAGCAGAAGTCGGCCAAGTAA
- a CDS encoding rhomboid family intramembrane serine protease, which yields MDALKGFKTIAGVAIFMVALQVLNAITGYSLLSFGLVPRTLFGLPGILTSPFLHASFAHLSANLIPFLILGTLVIIEGFNRFLAVSAIIIVLGGSLVWLFGFKGVHIGASGWVFGLWAYILARAWFQRSWGNLVTASVVALLYGGLIFGFLPRQGVSFEGHLFGAFAGFIAAKVLFSAPRSRFNAAR from the coding sequence ATGGATGCCCTGAAGGGTTTCAAGACAATCGCCGGCGTGGCGATTTTCATGGTCGCGCTGCAGGTGCTCAACGCCATCACTGGCTACAGCCTTTTGTCATTTGGCTTGGTCCCGAGAACGCTCTTCGGGCTGCCCGGCATCCTCACCTCGCCTTTTCTCCACGCCTCATTTGCGCACCTGAGCGCCAACCTGATTCCTTTTTTGATTCTGGGCACGCTGGTCATTATCGAAGGGTTCAATCGGTTTCTGGCGGTCAGCGCCATCATCATTGTGCTGGGCGGTTCGCTGGTCTGGCTGTTCGGTTTCAAAGGCGTGCACATCGGCGCCAGTGGCTGGGTGTTCGGGCTGTGGGCGTACATTCTGGCCCGTGCCTGGTTCCAGAGAAGCTGGGGCAACCTGGTGACGGCCAGCGTCGTGGCGCTGCTCTATGGTGGTTTGATTTTTGGCTTCCTGCCTCGCCAGGGTGTTTCCTTTGAAGGTCACCTCTTTGGTGCATTCGCCGGATTTATCGCTGCCAAGGTACTTTTCTCTGCGCCGCGCAGCAGGTTTAATGCCGCCCGTTAA
- a CDS encoding MFS transporter produces the protein MPIALLALTLSAFAIGTTEFVIVGLLPTIGADLGVSLPSAGLLVSLYALGVAVGAPVLTALTGKVPRKLLLLSLMVLFTLGNLLAWKAPSYESLIIARIVTGLAHGVFFSIGSTIATSLVPKEKAASAIAIMFTGLTVALVTGVPLGTFIGQHFGWRETFLAVSALGVIAFIGSLLYVPKNIAHSKPASLLQQLQVLKQPRLLLVYAMTAIGYGGSFIAFTFLAPILQDISGFSASTVSLVLLVYGVSVAVGNIWGGKLADKRGPISALKIIFALLAAVLFVLTFTAGNPWLALATVLVWGAVAFGNVPGLQVYVVRQAEHHTPHAVDVASGLNIAAFNLGIAGGAWGGGLIVAHMGLIHTAWIGGLVVLVALALTAWSGRLDRLGPVYAEPVEGSTRVVAGH, from the coding sequence ATGCCCATTGCCTTGCTCGCGCTGACCCTCAGCGCCTTCGCCATCGGGACGACCGAGTTCGTCATCGTTGGCCTGTTACCCACCATTGGCGCCGACCTCGGCGTCAGCCTGCCGTCCGCCGGCCTGCTGGTCAGCCTTTACGCCCTGGGCGTTGCCGTCGGCGCCCCGGTGCTGACCGCCCTCACCGGCAAAGTGCCGCGCAAATTGCTGCTGTTGTCGCTGATGGTGTTGTTCACCCTTGGTAACCTGCTGGCGTGGAAAGCGCCGAGCTATGAATCGTTGATCATTGCGCGGATCGTCACCGGCCTGGCCCATGGGGTGTTTTTCTCGATTGGCTCGACCATCGCCACCAGCCTGGTGCCGAAGGAAAAAGCCGCCAGCGCGATCGCCATCATGTTCACCGGCCTGACGGTGGCGCTGGTCACTGGCGTGCCGCTGGGGACCTTCATCGGACAGCATTTCGGCTGGCGTGAAACGTTCCTCGCCGTGTCCGCGCTGGGTGTGATCGCCTTTATCGGTAGCCTGCTCTATGTGCCGAAAAACATCGCCCACAGCAAACCCGCTTCGCTGTTGCAGCAATTGCAGGTGCTCAAGCAACCGCGCCTGCTGCTGGTGTACGCCATGACCGCAATCGGTTACGGCGGCTCCTTCATTGCCTTCACGTTCCTGGCGCCGATTCTTCAGGACATTTCCGGTTTCAGCGCCAGCACCGTCAGCCTGGTGTTACTGGTCTACGGCGTTTCGGTGGCGGTGGGCAATATCTGGGGCGGCAAACTGGCGGACAAACGCGGTCCGATCAGCGCACTGAAAATCATCTTCGCCTTGCTGGCGGCTGTGTTGTTCGTGCTGACCTTTACCGCTGGCAATCCCTGGCTGGCGCTGGCCACGGTGCTGGTCTGGGGCGCAGTCGCGTTCGGTAACGTGCCGGGGCTGCAAGTGTATGTGGTGCGCCAGGCCGAGCATCACACCCCGCACGCGGTCGACGTGGCTTCGGGGCTGAACATCGCGGCCTTCAACCTCGGCATTGCCGGTGGCGCGTGGGGCGGTGGTCTGATCGTGGCTCACATGGGCCTGATTCACACGGCGTGGATTGGTGGCCTTGTGGTGTTGGTGGCGCTGGCGCTGACGGCCTGGAGTGGTCGCCTGGATCGTCTCGGTCCGGTGTACGCCGAGCCGGTTGAAGGCTCAACCCGCGTTGTCGCCGGCCACTAA